The Nicotiana tabacum cultivar K326 chromosome 14, ASM71507v2, whole genome shotgun sequence genome contains a region encoding:
- the LOC107786124 gene encoding auxin-responsive protein IAA13, whose product MEPTLGLLDTGEKGCSNMAKVEQDYNMDMCSEEETELELGLGLSLNSGGGVVAKAKKSAWGDYGRILTAKDFPNGFSAAGRSIINNSGVSSGTKRAADFVGSNTDVGSPPTGSSQVVGWPPIRAYRMNSLVNQSKVLNAEEDKGVGGNDKKEHSKKKINHGNAKDDATSIKEKGHLGFVKVNMDGLPIGRKVDLNAHTCYESLAETLEDMFCKSTKSGEKEQTTKSFKLLDGSSEFVLTYEDKEGDWMLVGDVPWEMFVNSVKRLRIMRTSEANGLGPRIPQKQERQKGKPI is encoded by the exons ATGGAACCAACACTTGGTTTACTTGACACTGGTGAAAAAGGTTGTTCAAATATGGCCAAAGTGGAACAAGATTACAATATGGACATGTGTTCTGAGGAAGAAACAGAGCTTGAGTTGGGGTTAGGACTTAGTCTAAACAGTGGTGGTGGGGTGGTGGCAAAAGCTAAGAAATCAGCATGGGGTGATTATGGTAGAATTTTAACTGCTAAAGATTTTCCTAATGGATTTTCAGCTGCAGGGAGATCTATTATTAATAATAGTGGTGTTTCTTCTGGTACTAAAAGAGCTGCTGATTTTGTTGGTTCTAATACTGATGTTGGATCTCCTCCTACTGGTTCCAG TCAGGTTGTGGGATGGCCACCCATAAGGGCATACAGAATGAACAGCTTGGTTAATCAATCAAAGGTTCTAAATGCTGAAGAAGACAAGGGAGTTGGCGGGAACGATAAGAAGGAGCATTCAAAGAAGAAAATCAATCATGGAAATGCCAAGGACGACGCGACTTCTATCAAAGAAAAAGGGCATCTTGGTTTTGTAAAGGTGAATATGGATGGTTTGCCTATTGGAAGAAAGGTGGATTTGAATGCTCACACTTGCTATGAATCCTTAGCAGAAACCTTAGAGGATATGTTCTGCAAATCAACTAAaa GTGGTGAAAAGGAACAAACAACAAAGTCTTTTAAGCTCTTGGATGGATCATCTGAATTTGTGCTCACATATGAGGATAAAGAAGGAGACTGGATGcttgttggagatgttccatggGA GATGTTTGTCAACAGTGTGAAAAGGCTAAGAATTATGAGGACTTCTGAGGCTAATGGACTTG GTCCAAGAATCCCTCAGAAGCAGGAGAGACAAAAAGGGAAACCAATCTAA
- the LOC107808688 gene encoding uncharacterized protein LOC107808688, whose protein sequence is MDEFRESQKERIEEALDMGELKTGRGLNQEHGLSRACDTRWGSHYKSYKKFILMFVSILDIFEALVVDARLMDDRAKAMGYLKTCQTFEVAFMLHLMVDVLAITNELNKCLQKKEQDISNAMLRRLQSLREDDWDSLIEKVSTFSIKYGILIPNFDEPYINSLRSRRKSTDHTILHYYRVDMFCKIIDWKIQELNGRFHEMTTNLLHGVACLNPIDSFSSFDINKIMKMAKLYPDDFDKVSMGALENQLAAYIIDVRDIDERFSNLNGFCDLSRKLVQTKKNLNFPLVFCLVKFALLLPVATASVERAFSTMKFIKNDMRNQMNDELLSGCLVPYVEKDVFSTISNDDIIKTFQEMKPRRVQL, encoded by the coding sequence ATGGATGAATTTCGAGAATCTCAAAAGGAAAGAATTGAAGAGGCATTAGATATGGGTGAGCTTAAAACTGGTAGAGGCTTGAATCAAGAACATGGTCTTTCAAGAGCTTGTGATACTCGTTGGGGATCTCATTACAAATCTTATAAAAAATTTATTCTTATGTTTGTCTCTATTCTTGATATTTTTGAAGCACTTGTTGTTGATGCACGTTTGATGGATGACAGAGCCAAGGCAATGGGATATCTCAAAACTTGTCAAACATTTGAGGTTGCATTCATGTTACATTTGATGGTAGATGTTTTAGCAATCACAAATGAGCTAAATAAATGCTTACAAAAAAAGGAGCAAGATATCTCAAATGCCATGCTGAGAAGGTTGCAAAGCTTAAGAGAAGATGATTGGGATTCACTTATTGAAAAAGTATCTACATTTAGTATCAAGTATGGCATTTTAATACCTAATTTTGATGAGCCATACATTAACTCTTTAAGATCACGACGTAAATCTACCGATCATACTATTTTACATTATTATCGTGTTGATATGTTTTGTAAGATTATTGATTGGAAAATTCAAGAACTCAATGGTCGTTTTCACGAAATGACTACTAATTTGCTTCATGGAGTTGCTTGTTTGAATCCAATTGACTCATTTTCTAGTTTTGACATCAACAAGATCATGAAAATGGCTAAATTATATCCTGATGACTTTGATAAAGTTAGTATGGGTGCTCTTGAGAATCAACTTGCGGCATACATTATTGATGTCCGTGATATTGATGAAAGGTTCTCCAATTTGAATGGATTTTGTGATCTTTCAAGAAAATTAGTTCAGACAAAGAAGAATTTAAACTTCCCTCTTGTATTCTGCTTGGTGAAATTTGCTTTGCTTTTGCCCGTTGCCACTGCATCAGTTGAAAGAGCTTTTTCGACAATGAAATTTATCAAGAATGACATGCGGAATCAAATGAATGATGAACTTTTGAGTGGTTGTTTGGTGCCTTATGTAGAAAAAGATGTATTTAGTACTATATCTAATGATGATATTATAAAAACATTTCAAGAAATGAAACCTCGTCGAGTACAATtgtaa
- the LOC107808689 gene encoding uncharacterized protein LOC107808689, with amino-acid sequence MRHFNPKWFVDYHGWLEYSISNDAAYCLSCYLFKNDNIHQGGGDIFSSIGFKSWNKKKSFDKHVGGPSSFHNQAKRKFVDLLRQQQSIIYAFEKQSDQVKHDYWIRLTASVNVVRLLLKQGFAFWGHDESKTSFNMGNFLEIILWYAKECDKIHDCVLEYAPQNDQMTFSMIQKDVVTACKMETIKAIIKELNGDYFA; translated from the coding sequence ATGCGTCATTTTAATCCTAAATGGTTTGTTGATTATCATGGGTGGTTGGAGTATAGTATAAGTAACGATGCAGCATATTGTTtgagttgttatttgtttaaaaacGATAACATTCATCAAGGTGGAGGTGATATATTTTCGAGCATAGGGTTTAAGAGTTGGAACAAAAAGAAGAGCTTTGATAAGCATGTTGGTGGGCCAAGTAGCTTTCATAATCAAGCAAAAAGGAAATTTGTAGATCTACTACGGCAACAACAGTCCATTATATATGCATTTGAGAAGCAATCTGATCAAGTTAAGCATGATTACTGGATTCGCTTAACTGCTTCGGTTAATGTCGTAAGACTTCTTTTGAAGCAAGGATTTGCATTTTGGGGTCATGATGAATCTAAAACGTCATTTAACATGGGTAATTTTCTTGAAATTATCTTATGGTATGCAAAAGAATGTGATAAAATTCATGATTGTGTATTGGAATATGCTCCTCAAAATGATCAGATGACTTTTTCAATGATTCAAAAAGACGTTGTGACTGCATGTAAGATGGAAACAATTAAAGCTATCATTAAAGAATTAAATGGTGACTACTTTGCCTAA